The Candidatus Desulfovibrio trichonymphae region ACCAGCTGAAAAAAGAAGCAGAATCAGTGCAAACCGCGATGGCCCGGCTGTTCCGGCAAGCCGCCAGACAAGCAGCAGCAGGGGGAAAAAACAGAAAATAAAGGGATAGGAATGGAACAGCATGGCACACTCCTGACACGCGCAACACGGGTAGATGATTCGGCAGCGGCAGACAGCGAAAACATCAGTGTTCTGGCGCAAAAATCGACAAGTCTTGTCGTCTGCTGGTCTTTGGCCGCGGCGAATTCTGAGCAGGCCTCGAGTCAGGAATTAAGCTCTACCCTGAATTTGCGCGACAGTCTGAAAACAACCACCTTGCGTGGTGGCAGGGTGATGGTTGCGCCAGTCTGCGGGTTGCGCCCAATGCGGGAAGCCTTGTCATAACATTCAAACTTGCCGAACCCGCTGATCAGAAGAGCGCGATCTTTTTTAATGGTGTTTTTCATGATCTCCAGCAGGTTTTCGATAACATTTTTAACATCAGCATGGTTTTTATCGATTTCTTCGTAGATATCTTCGACAATATCTGCTTTTGTCAGTGTTTTTTTCATGTTTGTTTTCTCCGTCATGTTCAGGTGCGAAAGACGCAAATCGTCGTGCCTAGACTGGCACAGGCGTGCCAGCCATTTCACATAGTTGGCATTTTTTTTATACATACACGCAAGCAAAAAACGGGGCAAGATTTTTTTTGACGGAATTTTTTGTACAATTTTTTATTTTAATCAATTTAGGATACATGAAAAAATTTTACTGGTCTGCGCCGCGCCGCAGCGCGTGTCCCATCATTCCCGTTTTCCTGCCTTTCCATGGTTGTCCCGCGCATTGCGTTTATTGCGCCCAGTATACGCAGACAGGCCAGGGCCCGATACCGTTCCCGGATATTCTTGATAAGGTCGGAACTGTGCTGCGCGCCCGCGCGCTTGCCGGGCTGCCTCCGCCGGAACTGGCCTTTTACGGCGGCACCTTTACGTCCATGCCTGAAAAAGAGCAAAGGCAATGTCTTGACTTGGCGACTTATGCGATTCAGCGGGGGCTGATCTGCTCTTTTCGGTGTTCCACACGGCCTGACAGCGTGGATGTTCCGACATTGACGCGCCTGCGGGATGCGGGGTGTTCAACTGTGGAGCTTGGCGCGCAGAGTTTTGCAGACGCGGCACTGACAGCCGCACGGCGCGGTTATGGCGGCGCGGCGGCGGCGGCCTGCAATCTGGCGAAGCAGGCGGGATTGAACCTTGGCGTGCAGTTGTTGCCCGGCATGCCGGGCGTCAGCCCTGAGGTTTTTATCTGCGACGTATCCGCAGCGCTACGTATGGGCGCGGATATGCTGCGTTTCTATCCCTGCCTTGTTCTTGCGGGCACGGAACTGGCGCGGGAATGGCGCGCAGGTGGCTATCGACCTTGGGGTATGGAAGTCTGTCTTGCAAGCCTTGCCCAAGGCTGTCATGGCCATGGCGCACAAAACGTCGGTTACGCATGGGGCTGGCACCTGAAGCCGTTCTTGACGGAGCGGTGCTGGCCCGGCTCAGTCCATCCGGCGCTCGGAGAGCGGGTGATGGCGCGCGCACTGTTGATGGCGGTGCGGCAGGAGGCCGACCGGGGCAGGCTTTTTGCGTTGGATGCGCCGTTGCGTTGTCAGGGGTATTTCTGGGGACACAGGGGCGAACTACGCGCAGCCTGGGCCGCGCTGGGGCTTGGTTCGGACGAAGTTCGCTTTGTGGAAGGAGAAGAGGTGCGGCTGTATTTGTGAATCTGCCCAGAGCAGGTGTCGCGCTCAACCGTCGTGTGACGCAAATGCCCTGTTTCTCGCTATTCGCAGCAACTGGATCTGATCCCCTGCGCTGTATGATGCGCGGCAAAAGCATAGCGGCCGTATCTCATGCCGTTGCCGACAATGCCCGCTTCTTCCAGACGGCGCATTATGTCATTGTGGGCATTTTCCATCTGCCGCTTCAGTGTTGCCAGCCCTGCGGCACAGTCGCGCACGGCCTTAGCGTCCGGTGTGGCGTTGTTGTGCAGAGCGCACAGTTCCTGGCGTTTGACAAAAATTTCGTCGCGGACAGCGTTTATGCGTTTGGCGTATTCCTCACAAGCGTCAGGCTATGTTCTTGGCCGGATGACCGGGGCAAATCCCGCGTACGTGACGGTTTTGTACCTTTTTAGAGAACTCGCCGACGTGCTGGCGGACCGATCCCAGCCATTGGTGGTACGGGCGTGTGGAGATAAGGATGGTGGGTCAACAGAAGCTGACTTTCGTCAAGTCACAACCGTGCCCAGCGGTTCCCCGTCCAGTAAATACCGGCGCAGGCTTGATGGCATACGGCCGTCCAGAATGAGTACGCGGGCGCATCCGGCCGTGAGCGCATTCAGGCACGCGTTGATCTTGGGTATCATACCTCCGCTGATCACTCCCTGCCCGGTCAGTCGCGCGACGGTGGCCTGATTCAGATGTGGGACAAGCGTTCCGTCGGCGTCAAGTACGCCCGGCACGTCGGAAATAAGCACGAAATACGCGGCCTTCAACGCGCTGGCGATCGCCCCGGCCGCCATATCGGCGTTGACGTTTAGGGCTTCTCCTTCCGGCCCTGAGGCCACGGGCGCGACCACCGGCACAAACCCTGCCGTCAGTAGGCAGTCAAGCAGTGCTGTATTCACCGCCGTGACTTCTCCGACAAGTCCGAGAGCGGGGTTTTTGCGCTGGGCGAGCAGAAGATTTCCATCGCGTCCAGAAATGCCCGCCGCGCGAACCTGACAGCGTAAAAAGGCACTGACGACGGCCTTGTTGACCTGACCGCAGAGTGCCATTTCTACAGCCTCCATCGCAGCTTCGTCCGTCACACGCAAACCTTCCACAAAACGGCTTTCAATATGCAGGCGAGTCAGGAGGTTTGTGATCCGCGGCCCTCCTCCGTGCACGACGACAAAACGCATGCCTTTCACGGCAAGAATTGATAGATCTGCAGCAAAAGCCGAGCTCAAATCTGTCTTGTCCATAGCGTGGCCGCCGTATTTAATAACAACAGTGGCAGTGTCCACAGCTTTTCTCCAGTCTTTATTGTGGAATAGAAAATTTGCCTTGCACTCCGGCTGGCTGTCGCCGGTTTGCACGCCCGGCGCACGCAAAGTCGTTGCAAGGCGTGCACTCTTATTGTACTACATATATCTTCGGTGAACAAGAGCGCGGCATAACAATACAGTATAACGGGACACAAAATATCTATTTTGCACAAACAGTAATTGCCGGACGCAAATCGGGAACGCCGCGGCAATGTGGTAAAATTTACTGAACGGGGCACAGTGCGCTTACTGTGCAGTGCGGGCGATCAGGGTATTGACAAAATCATATTGGCATATGCCGTGATATGCCGAATTGTTGAAGGAAACAGTATGACGGATGTTGTGACGCGTTTCGCACCGAGCCCCACCGGGTATTTGCACATCGGCGGCGCGCGTACCGCGATTTTCTCTTGGCTTCTAGCCCGTCATTATGGTGGTCGTTTTTATCTGCGCATTGAAGATACGGATTTGCTCCGCTCAAAACAGGAATATACGGACTCTATTCTGGCTTCCATGCGCTGGCTGGGCCTTGATTGGGACAACGCCCCCGTGTACCAGACCCAACGCACTGATTTATACAACAGTGTTGTGGCCAGACTGCTTGCCGACAGGCATGCCTATTGGTGTTCCTGCACGCCTGAAAAAGTGGAAGCCATGCGCAAGGCGGCAAAGCAAAGAGGCGAAAAGCCCCGCTACAACGGGCAATGCCGATCTCGCGGGATCGGCCCTGGGCAGGGGCGTTGCGTACGCCTTAAATTGCCCCTTTCCGGTAAAATCGTTTTTGATGATATGGTCAAGGGCCACATAGCCGTGGACGTGAGCGAACTGGACGATATGGTGCTGCGTCGCGCAGACGGCATGCCCACCTACAATCTGGCCGTTGTGGCGGACGATTATGAAATGGGCATCACACACGTGATCCGCGGTGATGACCATGTCTCCAACACGCCGCGTCAGATACTGATTTATCAGGCGCTGGGTCTGTCTGTGCCGCGTTTCGGGCATGTTCCCATGATTTTGGGGCATGACCGCCAGAAGCTTTCCAAACGGCACGGAGCGCGCGCGGTGATTGAGTACCGGCGTGACGGTCTGCTGCCGGCGGCGCTCGTCAGCTGTCTGGCGCGCCTTGGCTGGTCGCACGGCAATCAGGAGCTGTTTTCCCTTGAAGAGCTTGTCAGGCATTTTGACGGCACCAATTTGAACCAGGCCGCCGCCGCCTTTGACCCCGCCAAACTCGAATGGACAAACACCCGTTTTATGCGTGATATGCCTCTGGAAAATCTGGCAGCGCTTGTCTCCCCCTTTGTTCGGGAGACGGGCTTCAGCGTACAGCCCAAGGCAAGGCTTGTCGCGCTCTGCGCCATGTTTCGCGAGCGGGCGGGCAATCTTCTGACACTGGCGGAAAATTTCCGTCCCCTGCTTG contains the following coding sequences:
- a CDS encoding integration host factor subunit alpha; its protein translation is MKKTLTKADIVEDIYEEIDKNHADVKNVIENLLEIMKNTIKKDRALLISGFGKFECYDKASRIGRNPQTGATITLPPRKVVVFRLSRKFRVELNS
- a CDS encoding radical SAM protein, yielding MKKFYWSAPRRSACPIIPVFLPFHGCPAHCVYCAQYTQTGQGPIPFPDILDKVGTVLRARALAGLPPPELAFYGGTFTSMPEKEQRQCLDLATYAIQRGLICSFRCSTRPDSVDVPTLTRLRDAGCSTVELGAQSFADAALTAARRGYGGAAAAACNLAKQAGLNLGVQLLPGMPGVSPEVFICDVSAALRMGADMLRFYPCLVLAGTELAREWRAGGYRPWGMEVCLASLAQGCHGHGAQNVGYAWGWHLKPFLTERCWPGSVHPALGERVMARALLMAVRQEADRGRLFALDAPLRCQGYFWGHRGELRAAWAALGLGSDEVRFVEGEEVRLYL
- the argB gene encoding acetylglutamate kinase; this translates as MDTATVVIKYGGHAMDKTDLSSAFAADLSILAVKGMRFVVVHGGGPRITNLLTRLHIESRFVEGLRVTDEAAMEAVEMALCGQVNKAVVSAFLRCQVRAAGISGRDGNLLLAQRKNPALGLVGEVTAVNTALLDCLLTAGFVPVVAPVASGPEGEALNVNADMAAGAIASALKAAYFVLISDVPGVLDADGTLVPHLNQATVARLTGQGVISGGMIPKINACLNALTAGCARVLILDGRMPSSLRRYLLDGEPLGTVVT
- the gltX gene encoding glutamate--tRNA ligase, with translation MTDVVTRFAPSPTGYLHIGGARTAIFSWLLARHYGGRFYLRIEDTDLLRSKQEYTDSILASMRWLGLDWDNAPVYQTQRTDLYNSVVARLLADRHAYWCSCTPEKVEAMRKAAKQRGEKPRYNGQCRSRGIGPGQGRCVRLKLPLSGKIVFDDMVKGHIAVDVSELDDMVLRRADGMPTYNLAVVADDYEMGITHVIRGDDHVSNTPRQILIYQALGLSVPRFGHVPMILGHDRQKLSKRHGARAVIEYRRDGLLPAALVSCLARLGWSHGNQELFSLEELVRHFDGTNLNQAAAAFDPAKLEWTNTRFMRDMPLENLAALVSPFVRETGFSVQPKARLVALCAMFRERAGNLLTLAENFRPLLVPAAELAVNKKDAAKHFTEAGKTHLRALTGVFQACDPFAAGKIEEALNSYVANSGQTFKQVAPPLRTALMGFMGGAHLSDIIAFLGKEETLARLARFI